The Coleofasciculaceae cyanobacterium genomic sequence TCTCGAAGTTGTGATGTTGACAACCCAAGCTGGGCGCAATAAGCAGTCATAATTTCCATTCTGCCATCGGCGAGATGATTGTGAGTATGAAAAATACCTCCCGCTAGCTTAATTAATTTGCCATGATAACCAAATAGCAAGATTGATTTAACTTCTGCTGCTGCTGCGGTAACCAGCATCGATCCAAGCCAGTTAGCAGTTTTGATAATTCTGTCAGGCTCTATACCCGATTTTTGTGCCAGATCGATTCCATTTTCTCCAATGCAGAAAGCTAAAGAATCATATAAAGCTGCTTTAGCTTTAATCTGTGCTTGAAAAGCCTCAAGCTGGCTTGGTGCAGCTAAAGGCTGAACAATGCCTGTTGTACCCAACAGCGAAAGTCCTTCGACCACACCAAAAGCTTCATTAGAAGTTCGTTTGGCTAATCTCGCTCCTTCAGGCAAAATAATAGTTACAACAATATTTTCTTGAGGATGAAGCAAAGTAATTAGGTTTGCTTTAATTAATTCTTGAGCATAACTATAAATTGCTGAGCGATCTCGATCGCCTTGCTGCTTACCTATACCTTCTCCTCCCTCGATAGTAATCTGATTGGCAGCAGAATCTGTCAAACTTACTTTTGCCCAGATAGGAGTATTGCGAGTTAAATCTAAATGATCTCCTGGATCGCTACGAGTTATAGCGATCGCTGAATGGCGATCAATTTTAGCTACCTGTTCGATATCAATATTTACCTGCTGAGGCGGTTTAATCAAATTTACAGTAACCTGATTTTGATCGAGTTGTTGCTTAAGGTGGCGTAAAGCGGCGATCGCACTAGCACAGGCGAAAACAGGAAGAGTATATCCAGTGGGCATGATTTAGTTATTCTGGCTTAATCTCATATTCTACAACTCGGTTGCGTCCCATTTCTTTTGCTTGATACAAACCTCGATCTGCTGCTGCTACCAACACATCAAAACTCAAATTAGAATTGGGAATACAGCACGACACCCAAAACGAAAGTGTTACGTAAAGATCTAGGGAAGAATTAATATGAGCAATTTTTAAAACCTTAATCTGTAAACGTACTTGTTGCGCTATGTGTTTTGCCTCTTTGATATATTGATGCTGTTTTAGAGCCAACAAAATTGTTTTTTCTAGTAACGTGGTAGACATCTCTGACCATGTTAAATAGTCATCCACGTTAACTGGCAGGGATTTGAGGTCAAAGTTTGCCTGAGCAGAGATTAATATTAGAGGAATATCTTGAGTATTAATCTCCTGAACTTCTAATAAAGTATTTAAGTTACTGCTTTCAGCTTAATTAAAAATAAAGAAGATCAGATCGGGGTGATGTTGCTGTAAGAAATTTGAGATGTTGATGAAATCTTGAAATTTAGTTAATTGAAACGTTTGAGATTTAACTTTGCTTAAAAGACGATCAATTTGCCTGCTATCAATCTAATTATTGTCTAACAATAAAATCTTAACAGTTGAATTAATAGCTTGCACAATAGATAATTAGGCTTCTCATTTATAGACTTTTCATGGTTGTAACCTCCAATTGCTAGTCTTTGCAACAAAATGAGTAATTCGTGCTTTTTTTAAATAATTATACAACATCGTATAAATTGATCTGTTTCTCAGGAATCACAGTTTGCTTTCGAGATTTTGTAATCAAATTGCTTAAAAAGGCGATCGCCTAGAGTAAAGTCGCGTAGAAGAAGATGTAATTCATTTTACCGACAATTAACCAATTCCAAATAACTTTGATGGCACTTTAATTGTGCAACGCCCAATAATTCATTAGAAGCCATAGTCTTGCTACATAAGTTGGGAAACTTGAGAGCCAAGTCACACAACAATTAATCTAATTGTTAGATATATAAAATATGTGCAAAATATGGGTCGCCTGGGATTCGAACCCAGAACCAATCGGTTAAAAGCCGAGTACTCTACCGTTGAGCTAGCGACCCCTGAAAGCCTGCGTGTAAATCAGTTTTTTCCAGGAATGATTATCATAGCATAACTTTTTTAAGAAAATCTCTATTTTTAAAAATTAAAGTCTTTTTTCTTGCCATAACTGCTTTTTGCAAGCTGGAAGACAACCAAGAATAATATTTAGGATACACAGGAAGTCTCGGTTTTAAACTCCACCCCGCAGGCTGCAATATTTTGGATAGAGATTCATAAGTCGGATGAGGATAATCTGGATTAACTTCATCTATGGGGCTAATTCCTCCTAAATCCGTTGCCCCTGCATTCAAACATTCTAGTAAAAAATTAGGTTCAGGCACTAAGTTTGGTGGAATTTGAATTGGTATCTCATCAAGAAGTATTTTTTTGGTTAGAGCAATAATTTCTGGTAACTGATTAGGATCGAAGCTGGAAATGTCTAATTGTTGCTGGCTACCAACACTGTGTGGTTGCAAAATTATCTCTTGAATATGGCCCCATTTTCTTTGAATTTTGGCGATCGCTAATATCGATTCTTGGATATCTGTTTTCGTT encodes the following:
- a CDS encoding diguanylate cyclase; protein product: MSTTLLEKTILLALKQHQYIKEAKHIAQQVRLQIKVLKIAHINSSLDLYVTLSFWVSCCIPNSNLSFDVLVAAADRGLYQAKEMGRNRVVEYEIKPE
- the cbiD gene encoding cobalt-precorrin-5B (C(1))-methyltransferase CbiD, which gives rise to MPTGYTLPVFACASAIAALRHLKQQLDQNQVTVNLIKPPQQVNIDIEQVAKIDRHSAIAITRSDPGDHLDLTRNTPIWAKVSLTDSAANQITIEGGEGIGKQQGDRDRSAIYSYAQELIKANLITLLHPQENIVVTIILPEGARLAKRTSNEAFGVVEGLSLLGTTGIVQPLAAPSQLEAFQAQIKAKAALYDSLAFCIGENGIDLAQKSGIEPDRIIKTANWLGSMLVTAAAAEVKSILLFGYHGKLIKLAGGIFHTHNHLADGRMEIMTAYCAQLGLSTSQLREIFNCSTTESALALLREIDLTYQNNFSLVDLVYQQLAQAIDSKCQDYIYKYTEQKLCVGSVLFDRSRKVIKKSENALLLLSELC